Proteins encoded together in one Olsenella timonensis window:
- a CDS encoding very short patch repair endonuclease produces MVAHARVPEASSEATRHVMQANRSKNTSPELRVRAALRAVGLTGYRLHWKGAPGKPDVCFPGRRVAIQVNGCFWHRCPHCSPSRPKTHPEFWEEKFARNRARDERNARLMLEQGWTLLVVWECQLARGRLEATMARVVSEVRAAGEGRLPAHVVDVGAPPAWRLRLARARRRARRR; encoded by the coding sequence GTGGTAGCGCACGCGCGCGTCCCCGAGGCGTCCTCGGAGGCGACGCGCCACGTCATGCAGGCCAACCGCTCGAAGAACACCTCCCCCGAGCTCAGGGTCCGCGCCGCCCTGCGCGCCGTCGGGCTCACCGGCTACCGCCTCCACTGGAAGGGCGCGCCGGGCAAGCCCGACGTGTGCTTCCCGGGAAGGCGCGTGGCGATCCAGGTGAACGGCTGCTTCTGGCACCGATGCCCGCACTGCTCGCCCTCCCGACCCAAGACGCACCCCGAGTTCTGGGAGGAGAAGTTCGCGCGCAACCGGGCGCGCGACGAGCGCAACGCCCGCCTCATGCTGGAGCAGGGGTGGACGCTGCTCGTTGTGTGGGAGTGCCAGCTCGCCCGCGGCCGCCTCGAGGCCACGATGGCGCGCGTCGTCTCGGAGGTGCGCGCCGCCGGGGAGGGCAGGCTGCCGGCGCACGTGGTCGACGTCGGGGCGCCCCCCGCCTGGCGCCTGCGGCTGGCGCGGGCGCGGCGGAGGGCGCGCCGCCGCTAG
- a CDS encoding metallophosphoesterase has translation MATYVFSDVHGHRATLERALERVSPGAGDSIFCLGDMIDRGPDPVGVLRLVRGLPNATALLGNHEDLMLECLHDESDALAAMNWAINGGAVTSEGLAKLPAGELEELLGWVRDRPRSARVRVGGRLYLLAHAGVNPGVVTPEAWDDDAAAAYLAAQSAEDLTWIREEFWGAPHGLSGEDGTGPVVVAGHTPTPYLERMACELDRSPVGDDGLARMVRAGAERDRWDVDCGAAGGAGFGQVLVLRLDDGEEFYEPVLEGE, from the coding sequence ATGGCGACCTACGTGTTCTCCGACGTGCACGGGCACCGTGCCACGCTCGAGCGCGCCCTCGAGCGCGTCTCGCCGGGGGCGGGAGACTCGATCTTCTGCCTGGGCGACATGATCGACCGCGGGCCTGACCCGGTGGGCGTGCTGCGCCTCGTGCGGGGCCTGCCGAACGCGACGGCGCTCCTCGGCAACCACGAGGACCTGATGCTCGAGTGCCTGCACGACGAGTCCGACGCGCTCGCGGCCATGAACTGGGCCATCAACGGCGGCGCCGTCACCTCCGAGGGCCTCGCGAAGCTGCCGGCAGGGGAGCTCGAGGAGCTGCTGGGATGGGTCCGGGACCGTCCTCGCAGCGCCCGGGTTCGCGTGGGCGGGCGGCTCTACCTGCTGGCGCACGCGGGCGTGAACCCGGGCGTCGTCACCCCCGAGGCCTGGGACGACGACGCTGCCGCAGCCTACCTCGCCGCGCAGAGCGCCGAGGACCTCACGTGGATCCGCGAGGAGTTCTGGGGCGCCCCGCACGGCCTCTCGGGAGAGGACGGGACCGGGCCGGTGGTGGTGGCCGGTCACACGCCGACCCCCTACCTCGAGCGCATGGCCTGCGAGCTCGACCGCAGCCCGGTCGGCGACGACGGCCTCGCGCGCATGGTCCGCGCGGGCGCCGAGCGGGACCGCTGGGACGTCGACTGCGGCGCCGCGGGCGGCGCCGGCTTTGGCCAGGTGCTCGTGCTGCGCCTCGACGACGGCGAGGAGTTCTACGAGCCCGTCCTCGAGGGGGAGTAG